The following proteins come from a genomic window of Phaeodactylum tricornutum CCAP 1055/1 chromosome 19, whole genome shotgun sequence:
- a CDS encoding predicted protein (R2 familly is essential for both accurate DNA replication, repair and blocks deoxyribonucleotide production during G1 KEN box sequence): MYKKAEASFWTAEEIDLAGDLQDWDKLSSNERHFVSHVLAFFAASDGIVNENLAGNFATEIQSAEARCFYGFQIAVENIHSETYSLLIDTYVRDAAEKDHLLHAIETVPCVQKKASWALQWCDANHASFAERCVAFAAVEGIFFSGSFCAIFWLKKRGLMPGLCFSNELISRDEGLHCDFACLLYSKLQNQLPVARIVEIITDAVTIEQEFVQDALPVELIGMNSTLMCRYIEFCADRLLVALGCPKHYKAVNPFDWMEMISLQGKTNFFEKRVGEYAKSGVGEKDNHCFDLEADF; this comes from the coding sequence ATGTAcaaaaaggccgaagccTCGTTCTGGAcggcggaagaaattgatcTCGCCGGAGATCTGCAAGATTGGGACAagctttcttccaacgagCGTCACTTCGTCTCCCACGTCCTCGCCTTTTTCGCCGCTTCCGACGGTATCGTCAACGAGAACCTCGCCGGCAACTTCGCCACGGAAATACAGTCCGCCGAAGCCCGCTGCTTTTACGGATTCCAAATTGCCGTCGAAAACATTCATTCCGAAACCTATAGTCTCCTCATTGATACCTACGTCCGTGACGCTGCCGAGAAGGATCATCTGCTGCACGCCATTGAGACAGTCCCGTGTGTACAGAAAAAAGCCTCCTGGGCCTTGCAATGGTGCGACGCCAACCACGCCAGTTTTGCCGAACGCTGCGTTGCCTTTGCTGCCGTCGAAGGCATCTTCTTCAGCGGCAGCTTTTGTGCCATCTTTTGGCTCAAGAAACGCGGACTCATGCCCGGTCTATGCTTCTCCAACGAACTTATCTCGCGGGACGAAGGACTGCACTGCGACTTCGCCTGCCTGCTTTATTCCAAACTGCAAAATCAACTACCCGTCGCCCGGATCGTGGAGATTATCACCGATGCCGTGACCATTGAACAAGAGTTTGTACAAGATGCCCTGCCCGTGGAGCTGATCGGTATGAACAGTACCCTCATGTGCCGCTACATTGAATTCTGTGCCGACCGACTGCTGGTCGCCCTGGGCTGTCCCAAGCACTACAAGGCCGTCAACCCCTTTGACTGGATGGAAATGATCTCGCTACAGGGCAAGACCAACTTTTTTGAGAAGCGCGTGGGTGAGTACGCCAAATCCGGGGTCGGCGAAAAGGACAATCACTGTTTTGATCTTGAAGCCGACTTTTAA
- a CDS encoding predicted protein, producing MWGTDKAGASILKNPNDLDTKRFDVPVQIDDVASRFVDNNNNHNNHITIDHVVCGPTDTAWILTDGRVWVHGENQSGHLGVGHRNVVPQPVPLVWPDPDTAPRIASVALGASAAAWIDTDGDLYTTGYGGSAFAGRGALGHGPDHDGRYVLQPTLVTSLVEDGVYARQAQVGEAHLTVLTTEGEVLTAGAGSYGRLGNFETIDQLFLEPVEILTSGVTQIAGGKSFTLALHEDGVLYGWGRNHKGQLGTGLGLAVDMYAMQAVPEPIEGDELRHRVVTQVAAGHSHATCLTESGEVFYWGDSVYLEPTRVDALLGVRIVELACGEHYTLCRDEHGKLYSFGKGKTGVLGQGGAVKQANQAAHLEALDGVSVTAISAGWKHAACLATNSTPTTIQ from the coding sequence ATGTGGGGAACCGACAAGGCGGGAGCCAGCATTCTCAAGAACCCGAACGACCTCGATACGAAACGATTCGACGTGCCCGTACAAATTGATGACGTCGCGTCTCGctttgtcgacaacaacaacaatcacaACAACCACATTACGATCGATCACGTCGTGTGCGGTCCCACGGACACGGCTTGGATTCTCACGGACGGGCGTGTGTGGGTGCATGGCGAGAACCAGTCGGGACATCTCGGTGTGGGACACCGCAACGTGGTGCCCCAACCCGTCCCGCTGGTCTGGCCCGATCCGGACACCGCCCCACGGATCGCGTCCGTCGCACTCGGCGCCTCTGCCGCGGCCTGGATCGACACGGACGGTGACTTGTACACCACCGGGTACGGCGGGTCGGCCTTTGCCGGTCGCGGAGCGCTCGGACACGGACCGGATCACGATGGACGGTACGTCCTACAACCCACCCTGGTCACCTCACTCGTCGAAGACGGAGTGTATGCCCGACAAGCACAAGTGGGCGAAGCCCACTTGACCGTACTCACCACCGAAGGCGAAGTCCTTACCGCCGGCGCCGGCAGTTACGGACGGCTCGGGAATTTCGAAACCATCGATCAACTCTTTCTGGAACCGGTCGAAATACTCACCTCGGGAGTCACGCAAATCGCCGGAGGCAAGTCCTTTACACTCGCCCTGCACGAGGACGGAGTCCTCTACGGCTGGGGCCGCAACCACAAGGGACAACTCGGGACCGGCCTGGGCCTCGCCGTGGACATGTACGCCATGCAGGCCGTGCCGGAACCCATCGAAGGGGACGAACTCCGCCACCGCGTCGTCACGCAAGTCGCCGCCGGACACTCCCACGCCACCTGTCTCACCGAAAGTGGCGAAGTCTTTTACTGGGGAGATTCGGTCTACCTTGAACCCACCCGCGTCGACGCACTCCTCGGCGTACGGATCGTCGAACTCGCCTGTGGAGAACACTACACGCTCTGTCGCGACGAACACGGGAAACTGTACAGTTTCGGCAAGGGCAAAACCGGAGTCTTGGGACAAGGGGGTGCCGTCAAACAAGCGAATCAAGCCGCCCACCTGGAAGCCTTGGACGGTGTCTCCGTCACGGCAATCTCCGCCGGGTGGAAACACGCGGCCTGTTTGGCCACCAACAGTACCCCCACCACAATACAGTGA
- a CDS encoding predicted protein, with translation MLAQTVVMEKPQDVYPHWQRSHHDRREPFVPSLTHKPHATVPLDLTLVPGHGLDTRRGTLHATPLLPDDLVAPHQHVPHPYQHELTHHSESAQRLPPPVVAPPPLTPPRSGILPATWIDTVDEWRRLGERLAHVTEIALDLEAHSYRSFAGMVCLLQLSFRDHHYHDKDDHDTPNDNDDTNDNSPTVHNFLIDTIVLKPYLNEVLLPVLTNPDVVKVLHGADSDIAWLQRDFGLYIVNLFDTMRAARALKFPRASYAYVLQHYVDGLHADKSAQLADWRVRPLPEALQQYAIQDTAYLLDIYDRMRYDLSQ, from the coding sequence ATGTTGGCCCAAACGGTCGTAATGGAAAAGCCGCAGGACGTCTATCCTCATTGGCAACGTTCCCACCACGACCGTCGGGAACCCTTCGTGCCCTCCTTGACGCACAAACCACACGCCACGGTACCGCTCGATCTCACCTTGGTTCCGGGACACGGACTCGATACACGACGTGGTACCCTCCACGCGACACCGCTTCTCCCCGACGACCTCGTCGCGCCTCACCAACACGTACCCCATCCCTACCAACACGAACTGACGCACCATTCGGAGTCCGCGCAACGGCTACCTCCCCCCGTTGTCGCTCCGCCACCGTTGACTCCACCCCGGTCCGGGATCCTACCCGCTACCTGGATTGATACCGTGGACGAATGGCGGCGTTTGGGAGAACGCTTGGCACACGTTACCGAAATTGCCCTCGATCTGGAAGCGCATTCCTACCGCAGCTTTGCCGGAATGGTCTGTTTACTGCAACTCAGTTTCCGCGACCATCACTATCACGACAAGGATGACCACGACACTcccaacgacaacgacgatactAACGACAATTCCCCCACCGTGCACAATTTTCTCATCGACACAATTGTTCTCAAACCGTACCTGAACGAAGTTTTGTTGCCGGTGCTTACCAATCCCGACGTGGTCAAAGTCCTGCACGGCGCCGACTCGGACATTGCCTGGCTCCAGCGTGATTTCGGACTCTACATTGTCAACCTCTTTGACACCATGCGCGCCGCACGCGCCCTGAAATTTCCGCGGGCTAGTTACGCCTACGTGCTGCAACACTACGTCGACGGACTCCACGCCGACAAGTCCGCACAGTTGGCCGATTGGCGCGTCCGCCCCCTCCCCGAAGCTCTCCAACAATACGCCATCCAAGATACGGCCTACCTGCTCGATATTTACGACCGCATGCGCTACGACTTGTCGCAA
- a CDS encoding predicted protein, which produces LRRAFVWYANKLDTHPLLTKGITSGIIAGSGDFLCQTLISNRDDVWDHARTGRFALLGTVLVAPAIHVWYGALAARWPGTKATVIATRVFWDQFIFTPVFLPVWMGSLWTLEDRHQSLSSDIIPRIANSLPEILVANWALWIPVQAFNFYTLPTKYQVLFSNVVGLLWNAYLSY; this is translated from the coding sequence CTCCGACGAGCCTTTGTATGGTACGCCAACAAGCTCGACACACATCCTCTCCTCACCAAGGGCATAACCAGCGGAATTATTGCGGGGAGTGGTGACTTTCTCTGTCAAACACTCATATCAAATCGAGACGACGTCTGGGACCACGCACGGACCGGTCGATTCGCCTTACTGGGAACCGTCCTGGTGGCTCCGGCCATTCACGTTTGGTACGGAGCGTTGGCGGCACGCTGGCCCGGAACGAAGGCAACGGTGATCGCCACGCGCGTGTTTTGGGATCAGTTCATCTTTACGCCGGTATTTCTACCGGTCTGGATGGGATCGCTGTGGACCTTGGAAGACCGCCATCAAAGCTTGAGTAGCGATATTATACCACGGATTGCCAATTCGTTGCCCGAAATTCTCGTTGCGAACTGGGCGTTGTGGATTCCCGTCCAAGCCTTCAACTTTTATACGTTGCCGACCAAGTACCAGGTGCTGTTCAGTAATGTGGTCGGACTGCTATGGAATGCGTACTTGAGCTAT
- a CDS encoding predicted protein, with amino-acid sequence MSFLSIPASRPTWPSFVNRATVVLDRICGCAYTDAQIFVETSDVGFPWDDGNSIVDSIDWHDQFYHPQHTDTDLTKEVAAPCRRTKTTIPKRTASPSSVIVLHASKKAPSLTLSPRRTTDSATVTTAASSSAEDDREDVRRTPSEISVPYRAVRRWSSASQEHDPVACFDEAPALWVAPVDLRKVQSAGRRALPRLHGHDR; translated from the coding sequence ATGTCGTTTCTTTCCATTCCGGCTTCGCGCCCCACGTGGCCTTCCTTTGTCAATCGCGCTACGGTTGTCTTGGACCGCATCTGCGGTTGTGCCTACACTGACGCCCAAATCTTTGTCGAGACGTCGGACGTTGGTTTTCCCTGGGACGACGGCAATTCGATCGTTGATTCGATCGACTGGCACGACCAATTCTACCATCCCCAACACACGGACACGGATTTGACCAAAGAAGTTGCTGCTCCTTGTCGGAGAACCAAGACGACGATACCGAAGAGGACAGCATCGCCATCATCCGTCATCGTCCTACACGCCTCCAAAAAGGCCCCGTCGCTCACCCTCAGTCCTCGCCGGACAACGGATAGCGCTACCGTCACCACCGCCGCCAGTTCGTCCGCGGAAGACGATCGGGAGGACGTGCGGCGAACTCCCAGCGAAATCTCTGTACCTTACCGGGCCGTCCGACGCTGGTCCAGTGCCAGTCAGGAACACGACCCCGTAGCGTGTTTCGACGAGGCCCCGGCTCTGTGGGTCGCTCCCGTTGACCTGCGCAAGGTCCAATCGGCCGGACGACGAGCCCTGCCGCGACTGCACGGACACGACCGTTGA
- a CDS encoding predicted protein produces MDVPLDAGPATDGVRILATRTVVVPPIPPRHFRSILLESAQSPCATQDPNRTAMHLLYADKEMALVQYYGLPGYVREKWNARNPTVSLTATPMASSSSSSSKTTSDSPVPPTPNALSSSPTKAKIAFVITASRKEELITRLGYTPDAVKKLTPLQASLILQHDVTPATQATQLPPLERAYEDETAARAAAERARVPDAPAAPSDADTQPSVSPTQPSSELEPSSQATALMSVDDHSTPKYDETQGSLVTNPANVAIQKAAPSSVPTAFTFLSQNELYNPPVHSGGSLLDKRDQSTSSVTASKTWYQVVAVYENDPGSSDRQHDDTASSSEEPVGLYQSFEEAKLGKATFELFSSRRMAERRSNYTTRYEIRTVVK; encoded by the coding sequence ATGGACGTCCCGCTGGACGCAGGCCCTGCGACGGACGGGGTCCGAATCTTGGCAACTCGCACGGTCGTGGTACCGCCAATCCCCCCGCGACACTTTCGTTCCATCCTGTTGGAATCCGCACAATCGCCATGCGCAACGCAAGATCCGAATCGAACGGCGATGCACTTGCTATATGCCGACAAGGAAATGGCGCTGGTACAGTACTACGGCTTGCCGGGGTACGTCCGGGAAAAATGGAACGCACGGAACCCCACCGTATCACTCACTGCCACGCccatggcgtcgtcgtcgtcctcttcatccaAGACCACCAGCGATTCACCAGTCCCCCCAACTCCAAATGCTTTGTCATCCTCACCGACAAAAGCCAAAATTGCCTTTGTCATCACGGCGAGCCGGAAGGAAGAATTAATTACCCGCTTGGGATACACGCCCGATGCCGTCAAGAAATTGACACCGTTGCAAGCCAGTTTGATACTCCAACACGACGTGACCCCCGCGACACAAGCTACCCAGTTGCCACCATTGGAACGCGCATACGAGGATGAAACGGCGGCGCGGGCTGCGGCGGAACGAGCCCGTGTTCCCGATGCCCCCGCCGCTCCGTCCGACGCCGATACCCAGCCATCCGTTTCGCCCACACAACCATCGAGCGAGTTGGAGCCGTCGTCACAGGCAACCGCGTTGATGTCCGTTGACGACCATTCTACCCCAAAGTACGACGAAACCCAAGGCAGCTTGGTGACGAATCCAGCAAATGTTGCAATCCAAAAAGCCGCTCCGTCCTCGGTACCGACCGCATTCACCTTTCTCAGCCAAAACGAACTCTACAATCCTCCCGTCCATTCCGGAGGTAGTCTATTGGACAAGCGCGACCAATCAACCTCATCGGTAACCGCCAGCAAAACGTGGTACCAGGTAGTGGCCGTGTACGAGAACGACCCAGGCAGTAGCGACCGCCAACACGACGACACGGCGTCATCCAGCGAAGAACCCGTTGGTCTCTACCAATCCTTCGAGGAAGCCAAACTCGGCAAAGCCACCTTCGAACTCTTTTCGTCCCGCCGCATGGCGGAACGCCGTTCCAACTACACGACGCGATACGAAATTCGGACCGTGGTCAAATAG
- a CDS encoding predicted protein, which yields MDLLAEYGSSEDDADDPVSARRGGDIPEPLSTKHADAPITSTRLRRGPKILSLQAVLPPHIFERLTQSSGVSHDDDSDDDDNDVSNERQRRGAPERHSTQTTVSSTPASSLKGTDPGLSDLLSALRAAPTAGSILRAPSKPAGADSQPLGAAFLSSSSTTTTKVTTSSTTIVRDIHGTAATRTDDRGESDIIPVVTTTTTPARRVPLAAAPRVSAAPLVSRTIPPSNSLQSSSTASDPTARPTNDNNKNDDEYNHTRNPSNPPSRKALEQALRHGNLSAVWDDPNRISVAQAAPDRHTPVPERAAPSHGVKVVPTALYDPSVGANVLVNTTGGRPHLPSRGKNQIHTLLQSAAALERQRAQQGGVAGSATLGKTHRANAKRKYGW from the coding sequence ATGGATTTGTTGGCAGAATACGGATCTTCTGAGGACGACGCGGACGATCCTGTGTCCGCGCGTCGCGGTGGTGATATTCCGGAGCCGCTGTCGACGAAACACGCTGACGCGCCGATCACATCTACACGACTCCGTCGGGGTCCCAAGATTCTATCGCTACAAGCCGTATTGCCGCCACACATTTTCGAACGATTGACTCAATCCTCCGGAGTGTCGCACGACGatgacagtgacgacgacgacaacgacgttTCCAACGAACGACAACGCCGGGGAGCGCCGGAGCGGCATTCAACGCAAACGACGGTATCCTCCACACCCGCATCATCCTTGAAAGGTACCGATCCGGGATTGTCCGATTTGCTGTCGGCGTTGCGTGCCGCACCCACGGCGGGCTCGATCCTCCGGGCCCCGTCCAAGCCAGCGGGAGCCGACTCGCAACCGTTGGGGGCCgcgtttttgtcgtcgtcgagcaCCACAACCACCAAGGTCACCACCTCGTCAACCACGATAGTCCGGGATATTCATGGAACTGCGGCGACGCGTACGGACGACCGTGGAGAGTCCGACATCATTCCCGTCGTGACGACCACGACGACTCCGGCGCGTCGTGTACCACTGGCGGCGGCTCCGAGAGTCTCTGCGGCGCCTCTCGTGTCCCGGACTATACCACCATCCAATAGCCTGCAAAGCAGCAGTACTGCGTCTGACCCTACGGCTCGGCCTacgaacgacaacaacaaaaacgacgacgaatacAACCACACCCGTAACCCGTCAAACCCACCATCCCGCAAGGCACTGGAACAGGCACTACGCCACGGCAACTTGAGTGCCGTGTGGGACGATCCGAATCGCATCAGTGTGGCGCAGGCCGCCCCGGATCGGCATACGCCGGTCCCGGAACGCGCCGCACCGTCCCACGGCGTCAAGGTGGTACCCACGGCCCTGTACGATCCGTCCGTGGGAGCGAACGTTCTCGTAAATACAACAGGGGGACGTCCCCACTTGCCGTCCCGTGGGAAGAATCAAATACACACACTGTTGCAGTCGGCGGCAGCCTTGGAACGACAACGGGCGCAGCAAGGTGGGGTCGCCGGGTCGGCGACCTTGGGGAAAACCCACCGGGCCAACGCCAAACGCAAGTACGGATGGTAA
- a CDS encoding predicted protein, with the protein MGNSDSSSRSPASLADRDIEDLGRRFPFGDTELQALYAAYGAMAYPGSAVHRVSFWSDWARAIRRPGRDAAEATVATDTALLLRVCETKILTPDLGTRLYRAAFWVPGDVLWYGGTGQSQNPKSLGEQVNAVPLAKDGSPEPTTSDEYTRKARLERTFEGLTLSSRKGSGPAVKVLFDALALDPHAPATLTTVPTRIRAFDFVTAGYRLAMATAFLAAAAHDNDDADDMAGFLPEADSSGRDAVALRALAQSLTERARMREARPGMSIESPHEDHTDDHVELEDVYDWIDAVAPLFASILPTFWHQILFPHQAYPPSRTAFSFPRVPCDSVFFESTSSPTLFTLGCLSKSLTGVYYRLYTSASDGLSFNRLQNALLGYSGPTLLLIRTTGGAILGAFTASAWKESRDFYGNTDCFLFSAAPVTAVYRPTGTGRNFMYCNSFARSRGYDQQAHGIGFGGTVDEPRLFLSESFDACRAGAQDCTFANGSLLPRTSSGAPQTNFELDAVEVWGVGGDDVVDAALGQRQKARALREEGIRRARKVDKAQFLDDFRSGLMDSKAFQHRQQMRGRADVDCEERATKQYEYEK; encoded by the coding sequence ATGGGCAATAGCGATTCGAGCAGTCGGTCTCCGGCGTCACTCGCTGACCGGGATATCGAAGATCTCGGTCGGCGCTTTCCCTTTGGCGATACCGAACTCCAAGCCCTCTACGCCGCGTACGGAGCAATGGCGTATCCCGGGTCGGCAGTTCACCGGGTGTCCTTTTGGTCGGACTGGGCACGAGCGATTCGCCGTCCGGGTCGTGACGCAGCGGAGGCGACCGTGGCAACGGACACGGCGTTGTTGCTCCGGGTGTGCGAAACCAAAATCCTCACGCCCGATCTGGGCACCCGGCTCTACCGAGCCGCCTTTTGGGTACCGGGCGACGTGCTCTGGTACGGTGGTACCGGACAATCCCAAAATCCGAAATCTCTTGGGGAACAAGTGAACGCCGTGCCGCTGGCCAAGGACGGTTCCCCCGAACCAACTACATCGGACGAGTATACCCGTAAAGCTCGTCTCGAGCGAACCTTTGAAGGGTTGACCTTGTCGTCCCGCAAAGGCTCCGGACCCGCCGTCAAGGTTCTCTTTGACGCGCTCGCCCTTGATCCCCACGCACCCGCCACTCTCACTACCGTACCGACACGTATACGGGCTTTCGATTTCGTCACGGCGGGCTACCGCTTGGCCATGGCCACGGCGTTTTTGGCTGCGGCCGCGcacgacaatgacgacgccgacgacatGGCCGGTTTCCTCCCCGAGGCCGATTCTTCCGGACGCGATGCGGTTGCCTTGCGAGCGTTGGCGCAGTCTCTGACGGAGCGAGCCCGTATGCGAGAAGCTCGGCCGGGAATGTCGATCGAGTCCCCGCACGAGGACCATACCGATGATCACGTGGAATTGGAAGATGTTTACGACTGGATCGACGCCGTCGCTCCCTTATTCGCCTCCATTTTGCCGACGTTTTGGCACCAAATTCTGTTTCCTCATCAAGCCTATCCCCCTTCGCGGACCGCATTTTCCTTCCCCCGCGTTCCCTGCGAttccgtctttttcgaatcCACCTCCAGTCCAACGCTCTTTACGTTGGGCTGTCTATCCAAGTCCCTCACTGGTGTTTACTACCGACTCTACACTTCCGCCAGCGACGGCCTCTCCTTCAATCGTTTACAAAACGCGCTCTTGGGATATTCCGGACCGACGCTGTTGTTGATCCGGACCACGGGTGGCGCCATCCTCGGTGCCTTCACCGCTTCGGCCTGGAAGGAATCCCGCGACTTTTACGGCAACACGGActgttttttgttttccgcgGCCCCCGTGACGGCCGTCTACCGCCCCACGGGCACGGGTCGTAACTTTATGTACTGCAACTCCTTCGCTCGCTCACGTGGGTACGACCAACAAGCACACGGGATCGGTTTTGGCGGTACCGTCGACGAACCGCGATTATTTCTGTCGGAATCCTTCGATGCGTGTCGTGCCGGAGCACAGGACTGCACGTTTGCCAACGGATCGCTCCTACCCCGGACCAGTTCCGGAGCGCCGCAGACAAATTTCGAACTAGACGCGGTGGAAGTCTGGGGCGTCGGAGGGGACGACGTGGTCGACGCGGCGTTGGGCCAACGGCAAAAGGCGCGGGCTCTCCGGGAAGAAGGGATCCGGCGAGCGCGCAAGGTGGACAAGGCGCAATTCTTGGACGACTTCCGATCCGGCTTGATGGATTCCAAAGCCTTTCAACATCGACAGCAAATGCGGGGTCGGGCCGATGTGGATTGCGAAGAACGAGCGACCAAACAGTACGAGTACGAAAAGTAA
- a CDS encoding predicted protein, which produces MIHSGTFPFGNCVVWVFLTLVSVLRLGSGCHAAWTSPARRRRGRTTTGPDVKDRTVRAVTVANTPYLFGTTPRYCIDNSDSPPLEVPGAPHDDVDVPVLFQDDQILVVHKPSGVAHHNDADTGRLGILNLIRHQQTTGRFAYPHRLYGVHRLDRVTSGILVLAKTPGAAQILTQAWREDRVTKYYVGLSGNKATTSKQGHVRGRMIRGRRRSWLLTRETHGSNVAHTRFFTAGLGHLAPPSSTLTNVSPKTLLLFRPTTGRTHQLRVAAKSVGLPLWGDPVYRDGRHRTENASTPSRTLLHAAGWHVPADDTHPEWTLWCPPPPEFDVWANPDARDTENPACFDSVLHRLLHKHVDCEPLLYAIDAAASLGTTRVGLLHPDQV; this is translated from the coding sequence ATGATTCATTCCGGTACctttccttttggaaattgcGTCGTGTGGGTATTCCTTACGCTGGTGTCCGTACTCCGGCTGGGATCCGGATGCCACGCCGCCTGGACGAGTCCCGCCCGTCGACGGCGTGGGCGTACCACGACGGGTCCGGACGTGAAGGATCGGACCGTGCGTGCCGTCACCGTCGCCAACACTCCGTACCTGTTCGGTACGACCCCGCGTTACTGTATCGACAATTCAGACAGTCCTCCTTTAGAGGTTCCTGGGGCTCCACacgacgacgtggacgtTCCCGTTCTCTTCCAAGACGACCAAATCCTGGTCGTGCACAAGCCTTCCGGTGTGGCCCACCACAACGACGCGGACACGGGTCGTCTCGGTATTCTCAATCTCATTCGACACCAACAGACTACCGGTCGGTTTGCTTACCCCCATCGTCTGTACGGAGTCCACCGATTGGACCGCGTCACCTCGGGCATCCTCGTCCTGGCCAAAACGCCCGGGGCGGCCCAAATCCTCACCCAGGCCTGGCGCGAAGACCGCGTCACCAAATACTACGTCGGCCTTTCGGGGAATAAGGCCACCACGTCTAAACAGGGACACGTGCGGGGACGGATGATtcgcggacgacgacggtccTGGTTGTTGACACGGGAGACGCACGGATCCAACGTTGCGCACACCCGATTCTTTACCGCCGGACTCGGGCATTTGGCGCCGCCGTCGTCAACACTGACGAACGTTTCGCCGAAAACGCTCCTTCTCTTCCGACCCACTACGGGTCGGACGCACCAACTGCGCGTCGCCGCCAAGAGTGTCGGTCTCCCCCTATGGGGGGACCCCGTCTACCGGGACGGCCGTCACCGGACCGAAAACGCAAGCACGCCGTCCCGGACCTTGCTCCACGCCGCCGGATGGCATGTGCCAGCCGATGATACGCATCCCGAATGGACCCTTTGGTGTCCACCGCCCCCCGAGTTTGACGTTTGGGCCAACCCCGACGCACGGGACACAGAGAACCCGGCATGCTTCGACTCCGTCCTACACCGCCTCCTCCACAAACACGTCGACTGTGAACCCCTCCTTTACGCCATTGATGCGGCGGCTAGCTTGGGTACGACGCGCGTCGGACTACTGCACCCCGACCAAGTCTAG
- a CDS encoding predicted protein: MPIPTIDTSYSRPWTSNDKHGPFRPEEDRKLANELTNLKLDADPLRSPVPTTKVYSGSALVSPSSVSTSSDDDDTHSEHSDLEELALSVTKTEHKRAEQRGFQKPEPLLQANPHRFVLFPIQDNE; this comes from the coding sequence ATGCCGATTCCTACCATTGATACCTCCTACAGTCGTCCCTGGACGTCCAACGACAAGCACGGGCCGTTCCGTCCGGAGGAGGACCGCAAGCTGGCCAACGAGCTCACCAACCTCAAACTTGATGCCGACCCTCTGCGGTCCCCCGTCCCTACGACCAAGGTCTATTCCGGCAGTGCCTTGGTGTCACCCTCTTCGGTATCGACGAGtagcgatgacgacgacactCACAGCGAACACTCCGATTTGGAGGAACTCGCCTTGAGTGTTACCAAGACCGAGCACAAGCGTGCGGAACAACGGGGCTTCCAAAAGCCGGAACCCCTGCTCCAAGCAAATCCCCACCGATTCGTCCTCTTTCCCATTCAAGACAACGAA